The nucleotide window CGAGGTCGTGGCCACCGACTGCGAGACCATGCTCGAGGAAGGGCGAAAGTTGGCCGGCATCGCCCCGAACATCGCCGTGAAGGTGCCGATGACATTCGACGGCTTGCGCGCCTGTCGGTCGCTGACGCACGAGGGCAAGATGGTCAACGTGACGCTCTGCTTCACGACCAATCAGGCGCTGCTCGCAGCCAAAGCCGGTGCGACCTTCATCTCGCCCTTCGTCGGGCGTCTCGACGACATCGGAGAGGACGGCCTGAAACTCGTCTCCGACGTCCGCCAAGTCTACGACAACTACGGCTACGAGACCCAGATCCTCGCCGCCTCGATCCGCTCGACGGCCCAGATGACCGCCTGCGCCAAGATCGGCGCCGACGTGGCCACCGCGCCGCCCGCGGTGATCAAGGCGATGGCCGACCACGAGCTCACCGACAAGGGCCTGAGCGCCTTCCTCGCGGATGCGGAGAAGGCAGGCATCAGGATCGTGTGACCATGGGACAGGATACCCCACATTCCTTCCGGCTGGCAGAAGCCGAGATGAGCCTGCTGGACAAGCGGGCCGTCATCCTTGCCTACCAGTCCTACCAGCTCGAGATGTGCAACATCCCGCAGGAGGTCTTCGGCGAAGAGATGGATTTCTATCTCGACTGGGCGGTGCGCGACGGCGACCAGATGTTGATCCTGTCGAAATGCCTGCACGATGTGCTGGAAGCCCTGCAGGAGATCTCGGGCCAGCAGGCCGACGAGTGGCCGGTGCTGCGCGACAGCCTTGCCGCCGCGCTGCCCGAGGATGTGTTCGGGATCGTCATGCGCTCGATCCGGCAGGGCTGACGACGCCCGCCCGGCGCGACCCGAAGATTTTTCGTCCGAAAAATCTTTGCGAAAGGAAATTTCGGACGAAATTTCCTCCGCGGGGTCAGACGTTGGGCTCGCCTTGCAGGCCGAGCAGCTTGCGGAAACCGGTCCAGTAGCCGGGAAGGCGCGGCGCCTCCTGCATCCCGGCAATCGCCTCGTCGGCCCAGCGCGGCATCTCGCGCGCGGCGAAGTCCCGCCCCCATGACAGGTAGGCCTCGGCGTGCTCCGGGCGCAGCCGGCAGGCCGAGCCCACCAGCCCGACGAGCGTTTCCGGCGGTGAATACCATTCGTCCTGGATGCCGGTGACCCGCGCCTTCATGAACGGTCCGATCAGGCGCATCAGCCGCTTCTCCGAGAACAGCAGCAGCATCCGCCCCATCTCGTCGCGCGAGTAGTGGATAAGCGGCGGGAAGGTATCGTAGAACATCGCCACGCCGTCGACGATGGCGAAGTTGCGGATCGACGGGTGGAAGCCGATGCGCGTGTCGAAGCGGTCGGCGGCGTTCCAGAAACGCGCGATCACCTGTCCCGCGGCCTCCATCATGGCCAGCGTCTCGTCGCGCGGCGCGACCTGCATGAGCGGCCGCATCAGCGATGCCTCGGGCAGCGCCTCCTGCACGATCACCGGCACCCGCGCGCCCTCCATCTCGAGCAGGTGGAACGCGGTTTCGGGCATCGGCACGCCGGTCTCGAGCAGCGCCGCGACGTAATCGTCATGCGCCGCGGCCAGCCGCTCGAGCATCGCCGCGTCGTCCATGCCGCGATAGACCTTGATGACGCGGTCCGCGAAGGGCCCCTCGGCGGGGCGGAACGGCGCGCAGAAATAGCCGAGTCGCGAGATCGGCTGGCCCTGTGCGGCCTCGTGGCGGCGGATCGTCTCGGCAAGGGCGGCAAGATCGGTCATGGGCACTCCTTTTCCGCGCAACGCGGAGATCGTGCCCCCGTTTACCCCGATGCCAGCAGTTGCGCCACCTCCGAGGACAGCGCGTCGACCTCCTCGCGGGCCGGGGTCTTGCGGCCCTCCGCCGCGCTCAGCCCATGCCCGAACGCTTCGGCGTAGCCCACCCGGTTGGCAAGCTGCGCTGCGGCGATGCGCGCCTGCATCTTCTGCGCGGCGCCCGAGATCTCGCCCGAGAGCCGTGTGCCCGGCCGGGTGCGGTTCATAACCATGAGCACCTCGCGGTTCTCGCGCCGCGCGAGATCCAGCACGCTTTCGGTGGCCCAGAGGTCGAGATGGCTCATCGACACCGGCACCAGCACCAGGTCCGCCGCCCGGAGCGCCGGACGCAGGTCGCTGTCGGCCTTGGGCGGCGTGTCGACGATCACCACGTCGAACCGGTCGGCGAGCTTGCGGCACTCGTAGGTGATGCCCCAGGCCGACGAGGTCGCGAACTCGAACCCCTCGATCGCCTCGGGCTGCTGATCGATGCGGGTCATGAACCATCGCCCGAGACTGCCCTGCGGGTCCGTGTCGATCAGCGCGACCGTCTGGCCGAGCCTGCGTAGTCCCACCGCGAGATTGGCCGAAAGCGTGGTCTTGCCCGATCCGCCCTTCTGCTGCGCAACGGTAATGACCGATCCGCCCATGCTGCCCCCCTTCCAGGTCACGTTTACATGACATTTGGCACCTGCAGCATAATCGCTTCCCGCGCCCCGTCCAGTGCGCTTAACCGCGCGTTAACCACTCTCTCCGACGCTGGGGCGGAAGGAAGGGAGGGCCCGATGCGGACCGTGCCGCTTCTCATAGCCCTGGCAGCCTCGGGCTGTGGCGCGAAAGACGCCGCGGCTGGCGCATGGCTGCGCGAGCGGGGCAGCCTCTTTGCCAGCGCCAGCGCGCGGCTGTCGTGGCCGCAGGACATCACGACCTGGACCTCGCTCGAACCCACGGGCCAGTATTACACGTTCTACGCCGAATACGGGCTGACCGAACGGCTGACCGTTGGCATGGACCTCGGCCGGTCGGTCTCGGGCGACGGCAAGGGCGTGGCCTTCCTGCGCCTGCCGCTCCGCGACCGCGACAGCGGGCTCAAGATCGCCACCGAGCTCGGCCTTGGCCAGATCGACGGCACCCCGGTGCTGCGGCCCGGGCTGTCGCTGGGGCTGGGGCTGCGCCACGGCTGGCTCTCGGCCGACGGGCTGGCAGAGTATGCGCCGCTTTCGGGACAGGTTGATCTGAAGCTGGATCTGACTTGGGGGTGGAACCTGCCGGGGGATCGCCACCTGATCCTGCAGGTGCAGACCGGCGCACCGCATGGCGACGCACCCTTCGCGAGACTGGCCCCCTCGGTCGTGGTCCCGGTGACCGAACGGCTGTCCGCCGAGGTCGGCGCCACGTGGGGCGTGACCGGCGACGCCTCCATGGGCGTTCTCGTCGGTCTCTGGGCCGAGTTCTGAGGTCTTGCGCCGCGGCCCGTTACCGCTAGGCTCGCGGGCATGACATCCCCGATCCGCCCCACCGACGACGAGGCCCGCCAGCTTGCCCGCGAACTCATCGCGGGCGCCCGGTTCGGAGCGCTCGCCTTCACCGACCCCGACAGCGGCACCCCCATGGTCAGCCGTGTCGCGGCGGTGCCCGGCCCGGACGGCCTGCCGCTGAGCCTCGTCTCGGACCTTGCGCAGCACGCACGGGCCCTCAAGGCGGACCCGGCCTGCGCCCTGCTGCTCGGCGAGCCGGGACCGAAGGGCGACCCGCTCACCCATCCGCGGCTGAGCCTGCAGGCCCGCGCCCGGTTCATCCGCCACGACGATGCGGATCACGCGGCCCTTGCGTCGCATTTCCTGGCGCTTCAGCCCAAGGCGCAGCTCTACATCGGTTTCGCCGACTTTTCGCTGCTGGCCTTCACCGTCACCGGGGCCCACCTGAACGGCGGTTTCGGCAAGGCCTTCGTCCTGACGCCAGACGATCTGCGGCCCTGAGGCACGACAAAAGGGCCGGTGCCGCGCAAGGCACCGGCCCTCCCATGATGCGCTGCAGCTCAGTAATCCATGCGCACCTGCAGCGTGACATCCCCCCGGATCGGCTCGGGCCAGAGCGCGTGCACCTGGTCCTGGCCGGCGCCCTCGCGTGTCGAGGTGTAGGGCGTGACGAAGACGCTGACGTTGGCCTCGTCGCGCGGCCGCGACCGGAGCACGAGGCTCGCCACCTCCATCGCGTAGCCGCCGAAGGGCAGCCGGTCGCCGGTGTCGATCACCCAGGTCTGCGCGTGGGTATTCTGCGCATGCTGCACCAGAAGCGGGTTCGACGCGCCTTTGCCGACGTTCAGATAGGTGTTGTCATCGAAATGCACGTTGCGCATAGACGACAGGTCGAGCGGCGCGAAGGAATCGTCGACCCGCTCGACCCGGTCGATCACCTGCCCCACCGAGCGGAACAGGTTCCCCGAGACGTTCAGCCCGTTCACCCGGTGGTTCTGACCGTAGGGTTTCACCACGATGAAGGCGAAGTGATCCGCCACGTTCGAGCACAGGAAAACGTTGCCGGTCAGCGACAGCCCCGAGAAGCCGAAGCCCGACGTGAAATCCGGCTCCGGCTCGCGCTCGTTGGTCCACTCGATGAAGCAGTTGTCGACGTAATTGCCCGAGATCGTGGTGTTGGTGGCCTTCAGGCAGAGCACGATGCCGGCGCTGCGCACACCGCTGTCGCTGCCATCGCCTTGGAAGAAGTGGTTGCCCGAGATGACGCCGTTCGCGCCCGAGACCACCGCGAAATGGCGGAACTGCGAGGCCCGGTTGTTGCGGATCTTCACGTCGTTCGCGTTGGTGTTCAGCGCGATCGAGCGGCGGCTCTGCGTGTCGGTGCCGGCTTCCGCGGTGATGAACTGGTTGTAGTCCACCAAAAGCCCTTGGCAGCCCTCGCCGATAGAGGTCAGGCCCCTGTCCTTCGGGCGATTGAAGACGCAGTTGCGCACCACGTTCACGGTGCCCGACCGAGGCAGCATCAGGCCGCTGGCATATTCCGAGCACTGGAACTCCACGTCCTCGACCTCGAACTTGTCGAGCCGGGTGAACCCGCTGAAATCGAGCAGGTA belongs to Salipiger profundus and includes:
- the parA gene encoding ParA family partition ATPase, which gives rise to MGGSVITVAQQKGGSGKTTLSANLAVGLRRLGQTVALIDTDPQGSLGRWFMTRIDQQPEAIEGFEFATSSAWGITYECRKLADRFDVVIVDTPPKADSDLRPALRAADLVLVPVSMSHLDLWATESVLDLARRENREVLMVMNRTRPGTRLSGEISGAAQKMQARIAAAQLANRVGYAEAFGHGLSAAEGRKTPAREEVDALSSEVAQLLASG
- a CDS encoding HugZ family pyridoxamine 5'-phosphate oxidase, coding for MTSPIRPTDDEARQLARELIAGARFGALAFTDPDSGTPMVSRVAAVPGPDGLPLSLVSDLAQHARALKADPACALLLGEPGPKGDPLTHPRLSLQARARFIRHDDADHAALASHFLALQPKAQLYIGFADFSLLAFTVTGAHLNGGFGKAFVLTPDDLRP
- a CDS encoding DUF6206 family protein, coding for MTDLAALAETIRRHEAAQGQPISRLGYFCAPFRPAEGPFADRVIKVYRGMDDAAMLERLAAAHDDYVAALLETGVPMPETAFHLLEMEGARVPVIVQEALPEASLMRPLMQVAPRDETLAMMEAAGQVIARFWNAADRFDTRIGFHPSIRNFAIVDGVAMFYDTFPPLIHYSRDEMGRMLLLFSEKRLMRLIGPFMKARVTGIQDEWYSPPETLVGLVGSACRLRPEHAEAYLSWGRDFAAREMPRWADEAIAGMQEAPRLPGYWTGFRKLLGLQGEPNV
- the fsa gene encoding fructose-6-phosphate aldolase; this encodes MKFFVDTADIEAIRELNDLGLLDGVTTNPSLIAKSGRDIQEVLEEICDMIDGPVSAEVVATDCETMLEEGRKLAGIAPNIAVKVPMTFDGLRACRSLTHEGKMVNVTLCFTTNQALLAAKAGATFISPFVGRLDDIGEDGLKLVSDVRQVYDNYGYETQILAASIRSTAQMTACAKIGADVATAPPAVIKAMADHELTDKGLSAFLADAEKAGIRIV